Proteins encoded by one window of Dialister pneumosintes:
- a CDS encoding thymidylate synthase, with product MSCADIQYLNIVENILKQGTFGQNRTGMPAYKLPHQIMQFDLAREFPILTTKFVAFKTAIKEILWIWQKQSNDVRLLQEWNCHIWDEWMKEDGTIGKAYGYQLGKYHQVDTLLATLRENPQSRRMVVSMWNVEDLPEMALQPCAFLTMWDVSSDGRLNCMLVQRSGDMGLGIPFNMAQYAALTCMVAKVSDLRPGLFTHVINNAHIYENHVEPLKLQLDRREQALAAPHLLINPEIKNFYEFKPEDIILENYQHLGKISMKVSV from the coding sequence ATGAGTTGTGCCGATATACAATATTTGAATATCGTTGAGAATATTCTAAAACAAGGAACTTTCGGTCAGAATCGCACCGGTATGCCTGCATATAAATTACCGCATCAAATTATGCAGTTTGATTTAGCGAGAGAATTTCCTATTTTGACAACCAAATTTGTGGCGTTTAAAACAGCTATTAAAGAAATTTTATGGATTTGGCAAAAACAATCTAATGATGTACGTTTATTACAAGAGTGGAATTGCCATATTTGGGATGAGTGGATGAAAGAGGATGGTACTATTGGTAAAGCGTATGGTTATCAATTAGGTAAATACCATCAAGTAGACACGTTGCTTGCTACATTAAGAGAAAACCCACAGAGTCGCAGAATGGTAGTATCTATGTGGAATGTAGAAGATTTACCGGAGATGGCATTGCAACCATGTGCTTTTTTGACTATGTGGGATGTATCATCGGATGGACGATTGAATTGTATGTTAGTACAACGAAGCGGTGATATGGGATTAGGTATTCCTTTTAATATGGCCCAATATGCTGCATTAACTTGTATGGTTGCAAAAGTTTCTGATCTTCGTCCCGGTTTATTTACACATGTGATAAACAATGCACATATTTATGAAAACCATGTAGAACCGTTAAAACTTCAACTGGATAGGAGAGAACAAGCATTAGCGGCGCCTCATTTACTTATTAATCCGGAAATTAAGAATTTCTATGAATTTAAGCCGGAAGATATAATTTTAGAAAACTATCAGCATTTAGGGAAAATTTCTATGAAGGTGTCAGTATGA
- the recQ gene encoding DNA helicase RecQ — translation MDVQSPESLLKKYFGYDNFRKGQREVVQALLEKKDILAIMPTGAGKSICFQIPSLLMPYGVVVISPLISLMKDQVEALKEQGIEAAYVNSTISFDESIECLRDVYRGKIKILYMAPEKLEPSYFTDCLSQVPLSMVVIDEAHCVSQWGHDFRPSYRKIREFIDSLTVKPIVSAFTATATPLVEADIKKSLGLEQAMLLRIGLDRPNLSFRVFRGLPKEKQNQLLLKYVKMHSRESGIIYCATRKAVDSIYELLKQQGVSVGKYHAGLADEERYNSQDDFSYERKMVMVATNAFGMGIDKSNVRYVIHYQMPKSLEAYYQEAGRAGRDGAKAECILFYNAKDVGIHKYLLSQSDLSEEQKQIEYRRLHKMIAYCGTTSCLRNTILTYFGEKPTQVCNHCSSCETMHSERDITDLATLIFRTIRNVGERFGSSVIADILKGSRSQYILSHQLNKQLTYGKLSFEKTNSIRSILHTLIADGYLQQVGEPYPIVQLTNKAEHVLLGKAKVKGLAPGVDAMIAKQTVTDFYKPLSHDRLYEKLLQLRSTIAQREHVPPFVIFSDATLEEMATEVPTSFQQLGKINGVGDFKLQKYGRPFLKVLKEDFALKKLEKLNQKQENKKQEVQKEWIYKYLSSIRLSCSRQQGIEPFRVFSNRTLEEMAEYIPKNKTEMMNIYGVGPVKWEKYGNIFLSAIQDVLHKIKIPRT, via the coding sequence ATGGATGTGCAATCACCGGAATCATTATTAAAAAAGTATTTTGGATATGATAATTTCCGCAAAGGACAACGAGAAGTTGTACAAGCTCTTTTAGAGAAGAAAGATATATTAGCTATTATGCCTACCGGAGCGGGAAAATCTATTTGTTTTCAAATACCTTCTTTACTAATGCCTTATGGAGTTGTTGTCATTTCTCCTTTAATTTCACTTATGAAAGATCAAGTGGAAGCATTAAAAGAACAAGGGATTGAGGCTGCATATGTGAATAGCACCATATCTTTTGATGAGTCTATTGAGTGCTTACGAGATGTGTATAGAGGTAAAATTAAAATATTATATATGGCTCCTGAAAAATTGGAACCTTCTTACTTTACTGATTGCTTAAGTCAAGTTCCTTTATCTATGGTTGTTATTGATGAAGCTCATTGTGTATCTCAATGGGGACATGATTTTCGTCCCAGCTATAGAAAAATTAGAGAGTTTATAGATTCTCTTACTGTTAAACCTATAGTGTCAGCCTTTACTGCTACGGCAACACCCTTAGTAGAAGCTGATATAAAAAAAAGTTTAGGTCTTGAGCAGGCTATGCTTTTACGTATTGGCTTAGATCGTCCGAATTTATCTTTTCGTGTTTTTCGTGGATTACCTAAAGAGAAGCAGAATCAATTGCTTTTGAAGTATGTGAAAATGCATAGTAGAGAGAGCGGTATTATTTATTGCGCTACACGAAAAGCTGTAGATTCTATATATGAATTATTAAAACAACAAGGTGTATCTGTCGGGAAATATCATGCAGGGCTTGCTGATGAAGAACGATATAATTCACAAGATGATTTCTCTTATGAGAGAAAAATGGTTATGGTTGCTACTAATGCTTTTGGTATGGGCATAGATAAAAGTAATGTTCGTTATGTAATTCATTATCAAATGCCTAAAAGTTTAGAAGCCTATTATCAAGAAGCAGGACGTGCAGGGCGAGACGGGGCTAAGGCAGAATGTATTTTATTTTATAATGCTAAAGATGTAGGCATACACAAGTATTTATTATCACAATCTGACTTGTCGGAAGAGCAGAAACAAATAGAGTATCGTCGGTTACATAAAATGATTGCTTATTGTGGTACAACTTCTTGTTTACGTAATACAATTTTAACTTATTTTGGAGAGAAACCTACTCAAGTATGTAATCATTGTTCTTCTTGTGAAACTATGCATAGCGAGCGAGATATTACTGATTTGGCAACATTAATATTTCGTACCATACGAAATGTTGGGGAAAGGTTTGGCAGTTCTGTGATTGCTGATATATTAAAAGGAAGTCGGTCTCAATATATTCTTTCTCACCAACTAAATAAACAATTGACTTATGGAAAACTTTCTTTTGAAAAAACAAATTCCATTCGAAGTATATTACATACGTTAATTGCAGATGGATATCTACAGCAAGTCGGTGAGCCTTACCCTATAGTACAACTGACAAATAAAGCTGAACATGTATTGTTGGGGAAAGCGAAAGTTAAGGGGTTAGCACCTGGAGTGGATGCTATGATTGCTAAGCAAACTGTTACCGATTTTTATAAACCATTATCACATGATAGATTGTATGAGAAATTATTACAATTGCGTAGTACTATAGCACAACGAGAGCATGTACCTCCTTTTGTTATATTTTCGGATGCGACTTTAGAAGAAATGGCAACAGAAGTGCCTACTAGTTTTCAGCAGTTAGGAAAAATTAATGGTGTAGGAGATTTTAAACTACAAAAATATGGACGTCCCTTTTTGAAGGTACTTAAAGAAGATTTTGCTTTAAAGAAATTAGAGAAACTAAATCAGAAGCAAGAAAATAAAAAGCAAGAAGTTCAAAAAGAGTGGATTTATAAATATTTGTCTTCTATTCGGCTTTCTTGTTCAAGACAACAAGGGATTGAACCATTTAGAGTGTTTTCGAATAGAACACTGGAAGAAATGGCAGAATATATACCTAAGAATAAAACCGAGATGATGAATATATATGGAGTGGGACCGGTCAAATGGGAAAAGTATGGAAATATATTTTTATCAGCTATTCAAGATGTTTTGCATAAGATAAAAATACCGAGAACATGA
- the ybaK gene encoding Cys-tRNA(Pro) deacylase: MKKHKKTNVMRMLDQAHIPYETKSCEYTEEDLSGIHTANILGYSPNMVFKTIVTQGDKTGPIVFCLPSCYELNLKTAAKVSGNKKVEMIPVKNLLTLTGYVRGGCSPIGMKKEFPTYIDSHCKNHTLISISAGQRGMQVLISPQALIQFIHAIVVEITKK, translated from the coding sequence ATGAAAAAACACAAAAAAACAAATGTAATGAGAATGTTAGACCAAGCGCACATTCCTTATGAAACAAAGTCTTGTGAATATACAGAAGAAGATCTCTCAGGTATACATACAGCCAATATACTAGGATATAGTCCCAATATGGTTTTTAAAACTATTGTTACACAAGGAGATAAAACCGGTCCGATTGTGTTTTGCTTACCATCTTGCTATGAATTGAATTTAAAAACAGCTGCTAAAGTAAGTGGTAATAAAAAGGTGGAAATGATTCCTGTAAAAAATCTCCTTACATTAACAGGTTATGTAAGAGGAGGATGCTCTCCTATCGGTATGAAAAAAGAATTTCCAACTTATATCGATTCCCATTGCAAAAACCATACATTAATCAGTATCAGTGCCGGTCAAAGAGGGATGCAAGTACTTATTTCTCCACAAGCACTGATTCAGTTTATTCATGCTATTGTTGTAGAGATTACAAAAAAATAA
- a CDS encoding FMN-binding protein, with product MEQNKMTKYGVLVAAGVASVLIGGCGTESSVTTPADKKVSNEMEYMPPQINTKELLAKAKDGTFSGISDPDDRGAYGKISITIKDHQIIASTFEGYKKDGTLKDESYGKTNGEIENKIYYNKAQLAVSAIKSYGEALLQTQELNKVDGISGATVSYKQFFEAAQRALEQASL from the coding sequence ATGGAGCAAAATAAAATGACAAAATACGGTGTATTAGTAGCAGCAGGAGTAGCTTCTGTACTTATAGGGGGATGTGGTACAGAGAGTTCTGTAACTACTCCGGCAGATAAAAAAGTATCTAATGAAATGGAATATATGCCGCCGCAAATTAATACGAAAGAATTGCTTGCTAAAGCTAAGGATGGTACTTTTTCAGGAATAAGCGACCCTGATGACAGAGGGGCTTATGGGAAAATTTCTATTACTATTAAAGACCATCAAATTATAGCAAGTACTTTTGAAGGATATAAGAAAGACGGAACACTTAAAGACGAAAGCTATGGGAAGACAAATGGAGAAATTGAAAATAAAATTTATTATAATAAAGCACAATTAGCAGTAAGTGCTATTAAATCCTATGGGGAAGCACTTTTACAGACACAAGAGTTAAATAAAGTAGATGGAATTTCCGGTGCGACAGTATCTTATAAACAGTTTTTCGAAGCGGCACAACGTGCATTAGAACAAGCGTCCTTATAA
- a CDS encoding ABC transporter ATP-binding protein, whose translation MSLLQLKDVGMLYGGRVPALQGINLTVDKGDWLAIMGPSGSGKTTLMNIIGCMDNHTSGEVILDGINLNNVSKEELTQIRRDKVGMVFQQFHLIPYLTAVENIMVAQFYHSIPDRKEAMEALDRVGLADRAEHLPRELSGGEQQRVCIARALINYPVLILADEPTGNLDEKNERLVMDIFRQLNKEGHTIITVTHSGLVGAAAKRIIIINHGHIEKTKEQEHGAK comes from the coding sequence ATGAGTTTATTACAATTAAAAGATGTAGGTATGCTTTATGGTGGCCGTGTTCCTGCATTACAAGGGATTAATTTGACTGTAGATAAAGGTGATTGGTTGGCAATTATGGGACCATCCGGATCCGGAAAGACCACATTGATGAATATTATCGGTTGTATGGATAATCATACTTCCGGAGAAGTGATTTTAGACGGTATTAATTTAAATAATGTATCAAAAGAAGAATTAACACAAATCCGAAGAGATAAAGTGGGAATGGTTTTTCAACAATTCCATTTAATTCCTTATTTAACTGCAGTAGAAAATATTATGGTTGCACAATTTTACCATAGTATTCCTGATAGAAAAGAGGCAATGGAAGCCTTGGATCGTGTGGGACTTGCTGATAGAGCCGAACACCTTCCTAGAGAACTTTCAGGCGGAGAACAGCAACGTGTTTGTATTGCTCGTGCATTAATAAACTATCCGGTTCTTATTTTGGCAGACGAACCTACGGGAAATTTAGATGAAAAGAATGAACGCTTAGTTATGGATATTTTTAGACAGCTTAATAAAGAAGGACATACTATTATTACTGTTACGCATTCCGGTTTAGTTGGTGCTGCTGCCAAAAGAATTATTATTATTAACCATGGGCATATAGAAAAAACAAAGGAGCAGGAACATGGAGCAAAATAA